A DNA window from Paraburkholderia sp. IMGN_8 contains the following coding sequences:
- a CDS encoding intradiol ring-cleavage dioxygenase, protein MNDEAIHPLTQNVLKTFAGCTDPRLKQIMIALVRHLHAFANEVELTGDEWRRGIEFLTATGDKCSGIRQEFILLSDTLGLSIMVDAINHVREGDTTESSLLGPFYREGAKDEAFGANIARTEGEPALIHGRLVDDRGAPVAGALIEVWETANNGMYEGQDPDQPESNLRGKFRSGPNGEYAFRTIKPTSYPIPTDGPVGKMLMATGRHPMRPAHVHFMIEAPGYETLTTALYSAGDPYVESDAVFGAKPSLVIDYVPNDNAAAAKEWDLPSPFFEVQRDFVLSQRRV, encoded by the coding sequence ATGAACGACGAAGCCATCCATCCGCTTACCCAGAATGTGCTCAAGACGTTTGCCGGCTGCACCGATCCGCGCCTGAAGCAGATCATGATCGCGCTGGTCAGGCACCTGCATGCGTTTGCCAACGAGGTCGAACTGACCGGCGACGAATGGCGCCGCGGTATCGAGTTTCTCACCGCCACCGGCGACAAGTGCAGCGGCATCCGCCAGGAATTCATTCTGCTGTCGGACACCCTCGGCCTGTCGATCATGGTCGATGCGATCAATCACGTTCGCGAGGGCGACACCACCGAGAGCAGCCTGCTCGGCCCGTTCTATCGCGAGGGCGCAAAAGACGAAGCCTTCGGCGCCAACATCGCGCGCACGGAAGGCGAGCCGGCGCTGATTCACGGCCGTCTGGTCGACGACCGCGGCGCGCCGGTGGCCGGTGCGCTCATCGAAGTATGGGAAACGGCGAACAACGGCATGTACGAAGGCCAGGACCCCGATCAGCCAGAGAGCAATCTGCGCGGCAAATTCCGCTCGGGGCCGAACGGCGAATACGCGTTTAGAACCATCAAACCGACCAGCTATCCGATTCCGACCGACGGTCCGGTCGGAAAGATGCTGATGGCGACCGGACGTCATCCGATGCGGCCCGCTCACGTCCATTTCATGATCGAGGCACCCGGGTACGAAACGCTGACGACTGCGCTGTATTCCGCCGGTGACCCGTACGTTGAATCCGACGCGGTGTTCGGCGCGAAGCCGTCGCTCGTGATCGACTACGTGCCGAACGATAACGCGGCAGCCGCCAAAGAGTGGGACTTGCCGAGCCCGTTCTTCGAGGTCCAGCGCGACTTCGTACTGTCTCAACGGCGTGTATGA
- a CDS encoding ABC transporter ATP-binding protein: MSALLETRALSAFYGDFQALFGIDVTVASGEVIALIGSNGAGKSTFLKSVAGLLRTRTAEQILYRGEPIGGAAAANIVGKGIALVPEGRRLFASLTVEENLLLGAYSKRPGRWNLQSVYALFPALQERRHHAATALSGGQQQMVAIGRALMSNPDLLMCDELSLGLAPVIVREIYAALPAIVADGMSAIVVEQDVQLARRVSSRFYCFQEGRVSLAGVSAEVSDEAITQAYFGAVV; the protein is encoded by the coding sequence ATGTCGGCATTACTGGAAACACGCGCGCTTAGCGCGTTTTACGGCGACTTCCAGGCGCTGTTCGGAATCGACGTGACGGTCGCGTCCGGCGAGGTGATCGCATTGATCGGTTCGAACGGCGCGGGCAAATCGACCTTTCTGAAATCGGTGGCGGGTCTGCTGCGCACGCGCACCGCCGAGCAGATCCTGTATCGCGGCGAGCCGATTGGCGGCGCGGCTGCGGCGAACATCGTCGGCAAGGGCATTGCGCTGGTGCCGGAAGGACGGCGTCTGTTCGCGAGCCTCACCGTCGAAGAAAACCTGTTGCTCGGCGCATATAGCAAACGGCCGGGACGCTGGAATCTGCAGAGCGTCTACGCGCTGTTTCCGGCGTTGCAGGAGCGCCGTCACCATGCGGCTACCGCGTTGTCGGGCGGCCAGCAGCAGATGGTCGCGATCGGCCGGGCGCTGATGAGCAATCCCGATCTGCTGATGTGCGACGAACTTTCGCTCGGCCTCGCGCCGGTGATCGTGCGCGAGATTTACGCGGCATTGCCCGCGATCGTCGCGGACGGCATGAGCGCCATCGTCGTCGAGCAGGACGTGCAGCTGGCGCGCCGCGTATCGTCGCGCTTCTATTGCTTCCAGGAAGGACGCGTATCGCTGGCGGGTGTATCGGCCGAAGTGTCGGACGAGGCGATCACGCAAGCGTATTTTGGAGCGGTCGTATGA
- a CDS encoding Rieske 2Fe-2S domain-containing protein produces the protein MNVASPESRAGFLCALDDIPDGGALEIAAEQTGAPGVVVLRRGDEVWAYRNMCPHFSIPLNYEPNTFWAYDAELLMCAHHSAMFRFEDGLCIDGPCEGAALTPVAIRIEQGQIFNNDWRR, from the coding sequence ATGAACGTGGCGAGTCCCGAATCTCGGGCGGGCTTCCTGTGCGCGCTCGACGACATTCCTGATGGCGGCGCGCTTGAAATTGCCGCCGAGCAAACCGGCGCGCCAGGCGTTGTCGTGTTGCGCCGCGGCGACGAGGTCTGGGCCTATCGCAACATGTGCCCGCACTTTTCGATTCCGCTGAACTACGAGCCGAACACCTTCTGGGCCTACGACGCCGAATTGCTGATGTGCGCGCATCACAGCGCGATGTTCCGCTTCGAAGACGGCCTGTGCATCGACGGCCCGTGTGAGGGCGCGGCGCTCACGCCGGTCGCCATTCGCATCGAGCAAGGGCAAATATTCAATAACGACTGGAGGAGATAG
- a CDS encoding hydroxyquinol 1,2-dioxygenase, giving the protein MDKTSTLQNVTASEADAVTGYRVFRLGDFEFSRDAYFATVRWPAKGQIRSHQMHADDFLRAMMRDVAWGFFYGWVNFDEVIGTRNHYGKVDMYAGAYNANFKEAGVDHMQQFDTPLIMATFKAILRDWVNEGFDPFAAPEETGSAFGAKHGDNIAAIERTRIATRRMPGLEGDSPLRDDLPVNRQFADVGQDEPEIHAEPGFEGALHAFSLFKYLSRSDVTWNPSVTSVCQQSLFCPTTEEFVLPVFHGNDRVEWFLQLSDQIIWDVADKDSGEPRARITMNAGDIAAMPADIRHKGYSQKRSMLLVWENATPDLPKRYESGELPPYPIQM; this is encoded by the coding sequence ATGGACAAAACCAGCACCCTGCAAAACGTCACCGCGAGCGAGGCCGATGCGGTTACCGGCTATCGCGTGTTCCGCCTCGGCGACTTCGAGTTCAGCCGCGATGCGTATTTCGCCACCGTCAGATGGCCTGCCAAAGGTCAGATCCGCTCGCACCAGATGCACGCCGACGACTTCCTGCGCGCGATGATGCGCGATGTCGCGTGGGGCTTCTTCTACGGCTGGGTCAATTTCGACGAAGTGATCGGCACGCGCAATCACTACGGCAAGGTCGACATGTACGCCGGCGCGTATAACGCGAACTTCAAGGAAGCGGGCGTCGATCATATGCAGCAGTTCGACACGCCGCTCATCATGGCGACCTTCAAGGCGATTCTGAGGGACTGGGTCAACGAAGGCTTCGATCCGTTCGCTGCGCCTGAAGAAACCGGCTCCGCGTTCGGCGCGAAGCATGGCGACAACATCGCTGCGATCGAGCGCACGCGGATCGCCACCAGGCGCATGCCGGGACTCGAAGGCGATTCGCCGTTGCGCGACGACTTGCCGGTCAATCGGCAGTTCGCCGACGTCGGTCAGGACGAACCGGAGATTCATGCGGAGCCCGGTTTTGAAGGCGCGTTGCACGCATTCAGCCTCTTCAAGTACCTGTCGCGCTCGGACGTGACGTGGAATCCGTCGGTGACTTCGGTTTGTCAGCAAAGCTTGTTCTGCCCGACCACCGAGGAATTCGTGCTGCCGGTGTTTCATGGTAACGACCGCGTCGAGTGGTTTCTGCAACTGTCCGACCAGATCATCTGGGATGTCGCCGACAAGGATAGCGGCGAGCCGCGCGCACGCATCACCATGAACGCGGGCGATATCGCCGCGATGCCGGCGGACATCCGTCACAAGGGCTACTCGCAGAAGCGTTCAATGCTGCTCGTGTGGGAGAACGCCACGCCCGATCTGCCCAAGCGCTACGAAAGCGGCGAACTGCCGCCGTATCCGATCCAGATGTAA
- a CDS encoding ABC transporter substrate-binding protein, with the protein MDAHSFDAKRRRFVTLAAGGALAATTSAFSPLVFAAGPRTLKIGYVSPQTGPLAPFGEADRFTIQQMQTALKNGIVIGGKTYPVSIVVKDSQSNPNRAGEVANDLILKDKVDIMLVSGTPETANPVSDACELNEMPCVSTVVPWQPWFFGRKGDPKKGFRFTYHFFWGLEDVIAVFTGMWQSVQTNRSVGGLFPNDGDGNAWGDAKLGFPPVLAQKGFTLKDPGRFQSMTQDFSAQISSFKQANAQIVTGVVIPPDAKNFLVQARQQGLKPKVISIGKALLFPTSIEALGDLGEGLSTEVWWSPSHPFKSSLTGQSARQLADDYERVTSKQWTQPIGFAHALFEIAVDSLKRAKDIDSNESIRDAVASTRLDTLVGHVAWGSGPVKNVAKTPLVGGQWVKGQKHRFDLAIVNNQLAPSVPLSGPLKLIA; encoded by the coding sequence ATGGACGCACATTCCTTCGATGCGAAGCGTCGCCGCTTCGTCACACTCGCGGCGGGCGGCGCGCTCGCCGCGACGACCTCGGCGTTCTCGCCGCTCGTCTTCGCTGCCGGCCCGCGCACGCTGAAAATCGGCTACGTCTCGCCGCAAACCGGACCGCTCGCGCCGTTCGGCGAAGCGGACCGCTTCACGATCCAGCAAATGCAGACCGCGCTGAAAAACGGCATCGTGATCGGCGGCAAAACGTATCCGGTGTCGATTGTCGTCAAGGACAGCCAGTCGAATCCGAATCGCGCCGGCGAAGTGGCGAACGATCTGATCCTCAAGGACAAGGTCGACATCATGCTCGTGTCGGGCACGCCAGAGACCGCGAATCCGGTCAGCGACGCGTGCGAGCTGAACGAGATGCCGTGCGTGTCGACGGTGGTGCCGTGGCAGCCGTGGTTTTTCGGCAGAAAGGGCGATCCGAAGAAGGGTTTCCGCTTTACCTATCACTTCTTCTGGGGCCTGGAGGACGTGATCGCCGTTTTCACCGGCATGTGGCAATCGGTGCAGACGAATCGCAGCGTCGGTGGCCTGTTCCCGAACGACGGCGACGGCAACGCATGGGGCGACGCGAAGCTCGGCTTTCCGCCGGTGCTCGCGCAAAAGGGCTTCACGCTGAAGGACCCGGGGCGTTTCCAGAGCATGACGCAGGACTTTTCCGCACAGATTTCGTCGTTCAAGCAGGCGAATGCGCAGATCGTCACGGGCGTCGTGATCCCGCCCGATGCGAAGAACTTTCTCGTCCAGGCGCGTCAGCAAGGCCTGAAACCCAAGGTGATTTCGATCGGCAAGGCGCTGCTGTTTCCGACCTCGATCGAAGCGCTCGGCGATCTCGGCGAGGGTCTTTCCACCGAGGTGTGGTGGTCGCCGTCGCATCCGTTCAAGTCGTCGTTGACCGGCCAAAGCGCGCGGCAACTCGCCGACGACTACGAGCGCGTGACGTCGAAACAATGGACCCAGCCGATCGGCTTCGCGCACGCACTGTTCGAAATCGCGGTCGATTCGTTAAAGCGCGCGAAGGATATCGATTCGAATGAATCGATCCGCGACGCGGTGGCGTCGACCAGGCTCGACACGCTGGTCGGCCATGTCGCGTGGGGCAGCGGGCCGGTGAAGAATGTTGCGAAGACGCCGCTTGTGGGCGGGCAATGGGTGAAAGGCCAGAAGCACCGCTTCGATCTCGCGATCGTCAATAACCAGCTCGCGCCGAGCGTGCCGCTATCCGGCCCGCTCAAGCTGATCGCGTGA
- a CDS encoding ABC transporter ATP-binding protein, with translation MNPVLRLTGVSKRYGALQVTDDISFAVERGETYGILGPNGAGKTTLFNLVSGDVRPDRGSVEFDGADVNHLPPHRRCAAGIGRSYQVPRPFGGMTVFENLLVGATFGGELAEHAAYDVCIDVLDRTGLKARANQLAGTLGLLDRKRLELARALATQPQLLLLDEIAGGLTEPETHELVDEIRRVKERGVTIVWIEHVVHALLAVADRLLVINFGKRLAEGLPAAVMDDPEVRRVYLGLEA, from the coding sequence ATGAACCCAGTTCTCAGACTAACCGGCGTATCGAAGCGCTACGGCGCGCTACAGGTGACCGACGACATCAGCTTCGCAGTCGAACGCGGGGAGACGTACGGCATCCTCGGTCCGAACGGCGCCGGCAAGACCACATTGTTCAACCTCGTCAGCGGCGACGTGCGGCCCGACCGGGGCAGCGTCGAATTCGACGGCGCGGACGTGAACCACTTGCCGCCGCATCGCCGTTGCGCGGCGGGAATCGGCCGCTCGTATCAGGTGCCGAGGCCGTTCGGCGGCATGACGGTCTTCGAAAACCTGCTGGTCGGTGCGACCTTCGGCGGTGAACTGGCCGAACACGCCGCCTACGACGTCTGCATCGACGTGCTCGACCGCACCGGCCTCAAAGCCCGCGCCAACCAGTTGGCCGGCACGCTGGGGCTGCTCGACCGCAAACGCCTCGAACTGGCCCGCGCGCTCGCCACGCAACCGCAACTGCTGCTGCTCGATGAGATCGCCGGCGGCCTTACCGAACCCGAAACGCACGAACTCGTCGACGAGATTCGCCGCGTCAAGGAGCGTGGCGTGACGATCGTGTGGATCGAACATGTCGTGCATGCGCTGCTTGCGGTGGCCGACCGGCTGCTCGTCATCAACTTCGGCAAACGGTTGGCCGAGGGTCTGCCCGCCGCCGTGATGGACGATCCCGAAGTGCGGCGGGTGTACCTCGGACTGGAGGCATGA
- a CDS encoding aldehyde dehydrogenase family protein, which produces MQTQLFIGGRFVPAANGETLASLNPHDNSVIAEVAMAGPADVDRAVAAAKAAFPKWSNLAAMERGRLLLKLADAIEANADALARLESLDTGHPIRDTRNLDVPRTAATFRYFGGMADKFEGSVIPVEQGFLNYMTREPVGIVGQVVPWNFPLMFTSWKMAPALAAGNCVIMKPAELTPLSSLAIAELMAEVGFPDGVVNILPGLGHVAGQYIAEHPEISKVAFTGSTAVGRKIVQASSGNLKKVQLELGGKGANIVFGDANIDAVVQGSAFAIFHNQGQACIAGSRMIVHESIADEVLEKFVALSRTIRIGDPLDPSTEMGPLTSRQHRDRVLSFVDVAREQGGCVLAGGKAPDDAALANGCYVEPTIVEAKPEHRVSQEEVFGPFMTVTKFRTDEEALAIANGTEYGLGAGLWTRDLQRAHLVAREIRAGMVWINCYKRVSPASPFGGVGASGYGREMGFEAMREYTQPKSVWVNVDAQIPPYYPR; this is translated from the coding sequence ATGCAAACGCAACTCTTCATCGGCGGCCGCTTCGTGCCGGCCGCAAACGGCGAAACGCTCGCCTCCCTCAATCCGCACGACAACTCGGTGATCGCCGAAGTCGCGATGGCCGGACCGGCCGACGTCGATCGCGCCGTGGCAGCGGCAAAAGCGGCGTTTCCGAAGTGGAGCAATCTCGCCGCGATGGAGCGGGGGCGCTTGCTGCTCAAACTCGCCGACGCGATCGAAGCGAACGCCGATGCGCTCGCGCGGCTCGAATCGCTCGACACCGGCCACCCGATCCGTGACACGCGCAATCTCGATGTGCCGCGCACCGCGGCCACGTTCCGTTATTTCGGCGGCATGGCCGACAAGTTCGAAGGCTCGGTGATTCCGGTCGAACAAGGCTTTCTGAACTACATGACGCGCGAGCCGGTCGGTATCGTCGGGCAAGTGGTGCCGTGGAATTTCCCCCTGATGTTCACGAGCTGGAAGATGGCGCCCGCGCTCGCCGCAGGCAACTGCGTGATCATGAAGCCCGCTGAACTCACGCCGCTGTCGAGTCTCGCGATTGCCGAGCTGATGGCCGAAGTCGGCTTCCCGGACGGCGTCGTCAATATCCTGCCGGGTTTGGGCCACGTGGCCGGGCAGTACATCGCCGAGCATCCGGAGATCAGCAAGGTTGCCTTCACCGGTTCGACGGCTGTGGGCCGCAAGATCGTGCAGGCATCGAGCGGCAATCTGAAGAAGGTGCAGCTCGAGCTCGGCGGCAAAGGCGCGAACATCGTATTCGGCGACGCCAATATCGACGCCGTTGTGCAAGGCTCCGCATTCGCGATCTTCCACAATCAGGGGCAGGCGTGCATCGCCGGCTCGCGGATGATCGTGCATGAATCGATCGCTGATGAAGTACTGGAGAAGTTCGTCGCGCTCAGCCGCACGATCAGGATCGGCGATCCGCTCGATCCGTCGACCGAAATGGGACCGCTGACGTCGCGTCAGCATCGCGACCGTGTGCTGTCGTTCGTCGACGTCGCGCGCGAACAGGGCGGCTGTGTGCTCGCGGGCGGCAAGGCGCCCGACGACGCAGCGCTAGCGAACGGTTGCTACGTCGAACCGACCATCGTCGAAGCGAAGCCCGAGCATCGGGTCTCGCAAGAGGAAGTGTTCGGCCCGTTCATGACGGTCACGAAATTCCGTACCGACGAAGAGGCGCTGGCAATTGCCAACGGCACCGAATACGGTCTCGGCGCGGGCCTCTGGACGCGTGATCTGCAACGCGCGCATCTGGTGGCTCGCGAGATTCGCGCGGGTATGGTGTGGATCAATTGCTACAAGCGCGTGAGCCCCGCGTCGCCGTTCGGCGGCGTCGGCGCGAGCGGCTACGGCCGCGAGATGGGTTTCGAAGCGATGCGCGAATACACGCAGCCCAAGTCGGTCTGGGTCAACGTGGACGCGCAGATTCCGCCTTACTACCCACGCTGA
- a CDS encoding porin, with product MKRTKPKRLAIAGCTFAFIAPGIASAQSSVTLQGVIDAGVTYVNNQHGGAATLFDSGVLSPDLLTFKGSEDLGGGNKAIFELTSQFDLGNGATIPGAGQIFNRTALVGLANDRFGSLTFGNQYDFMFETLTLGLYDGAFLFGGIYDFRQGPFTALGVPNNPTGSFDFDRMAGATRVANSVKYRSPDISGFTFGALYGFGGVPGSFSSDSTMSFGANYANGPFGVGAAYVEVKYPQLGNGHDGIRNFGFGAHYNFGSVLGMLLYTNTKNTASGAKIDVYKGGASWTISGPWTLGLDYAYMKGNDVLLNNKAQQITTALQYSFSKRTTAYVEAIYQRASGDAAVTRAWINGLLQPDGAASNRSQTLARIGLRTSF from the coding sequence ATGAAGAGAACGAAGCCAAAGCGCCTGGCGATAGCGGGCTGCACGTTTGCATTCATCGCGCCGGGCATCGCAAGCGCGCAAAGCAGCGTGACGCTGCAGGGCGTGATCGATGCGGGTGTCACGTATGTGAACAACCAGCATGGCGGCGCCGCGACACTGTTCGACAGCGGCGTGCTGTCGCCGGATCTGCTGACCTTCAAAGGCAGCGAAGACCTGGGCGGCGGCAACAAGGCGATCTTCGAACTGACGTCGCAATTCGATCTGGGCAACGGCGCGACGATTCCAGGTGCGGGCCAGATTTTCAACCGCACGGCCCTGGTCGGACTTGCCAACGACCGCTTCGGCTCGCTCACATTCGGCAACCAGTACGACTTCATGTTCGAGACGCTGACGCTCGGGCTCTATGATGGCGCGTTCCTGTTCGGCGGTATCTACGATTTTCGTCAGGGGCCGTTTACCGCACTCGGCGTGCCGAACAATCCGACCGGATCGTTCGATTTCGACCGGATGGCGGGCGCGACCCGCGTGGCGAATTCGGTCAAGTACCGCAGCCCGGATATCTCGGGTTTCACGTTCGGCGCGCTCTATGGATTCGGCGGCGTGCCCGGTTCGTTCTCCTCCGACTCGACGATGAGCTTCGGCGCGAACTATGCGAACGGTCCATTCGGAGTCGGTGCGGCATATGTCGAAGTGAAGTACCCGCAACTCGGCAACGGTCACGACGGCATTCGCAATTTTGGCTTTGGCGCGCACTACAACTTCGGTAGTGTGCTGGGGATGTTGTTGTACACGAACACCAAAAATACCGCGAGCGGTGCGAAGATCGATGTGTACAAGGGTGGCGCGTCGTGGACGATCTCCGGGCCGTGGACGCTCGGCCTCGACTATGCGTACATGAAAGGTAACGACGTGCTCCTGAACAACAAGGCGCAACAGATCACGACGGCGCTGCAGTACAGCTTTTCGAAGCGCACAACCGCGTATGTCGAAGCGATCTATCAGCGCGCGAGCGGTGATGCGGCCGTGACGCGGGCGTGGATCAACGGCCTGCTGCAACCGGACGGCGCGGCGAGCAACCGGTCGCAGACGCTCGCGCGGATTGGTTTGCGCACGAGTTTCTGA
- a CDS encoding branched-chain amino acid ABC transporter permease, whose translation MTTFINIVVQGVLLGALYGLFAMGQSLVFGVMRLTNTAHGDFIVLLVFVLFALTNYAHLPLAVALVLLLVIAFGAGYAVQYTILNRVSSRDPLPSLIVTFGLSIVIQNVLQQVFSADPRSVATGSFESKSITLAGGITLGYLPLVTLVVTAALAFAMQWLFGRTPLGRAFRATSDDREIVQLMGVSYRRTYALAMGIAFVLIAVAAALYSMRTAVSPTDGPALLLYAFEAVIIGGMGSFWGTFVGGMALGVAQQVGFYFDPGWGIWLGHVVFLGVLVARPQGLLPKTA comes from the coding sequence ATGACTACGTTCATCAATATCGTCGTGCAGGGCGTATTGCTCGGCGCGCTGTACGGACTCTTCGCGATGGGGCAGTCGCTGGTGTTCGGCGTGATGCGGCTCACCAACACCGCGCACGGCGACTTCATCGTGCTGCTGGTGTTCGTGCTGTTCGCGCTAACGAACTACGCGCATCTGCCGCTCGCCGTCGCGCTGGTGCTGCTGCTCGTGATCGCGTTCGGCGCGGGTTATGCGGTGCAGTACACGATCCTCAACCGGGTCAGTAGCCGCGATCCACTGCCTTCGCTGATCGTCACGTTCGGCTTGTCGATCGTGATCCAGAATGTGTTGCAACAGGTGTTCTCCGCCGATCCGCGTTCGGTTGCAACCGGCAGCTTCGAGTCGAAGAGCATCACGCTCGCGGGCGGCATCACGCTGGGCTATCTGCCGCTTGTCACCCTGGTCGTCACCGCCGCTTTGGCTTTCGCCATGCAGTGGCTGTTCGGCCGCACGCCGCTCGGCCGCGCGTTTCGCGCGACCTCCGACGATCGTGAGATCGTGCAACTGATGGGCGTCTCGTACCGCCGCACCTACGCGCTGGCGATGGGCATCGCGTTTGTGCTGATCGCGGTGGCCGCCGCGCTCTATTCGATGCGCACCGCGGTCTCGCCGACCGATGGCCCGGCGTTGCTGCTGTACGCGTTCGAAGCGGTGATCATCGGCGGAATGGGGTCTTTCTGGGGTACCTTCGTCGGCGGCATGGCACTTGGCGTTGCGCAGCAGGTGGGCTTTTATTTCGATCCTGGCTGGGGCATCTGGCTCGGCCACGTGGTGTTTCTCGGCGTGCTGGTGGCCCGGCCGCAGGGCTTGCTGCCCAAAACCGCATAG
- a CDS encoding maleylacetate reductase translates to MEPFIYNGLPSRVIFGAGSLDQLDREIGLLGAKRAIVLSTPQQRAQAEALAASLGSRAAGVYAQAVMHVPIETARAARDFAAQVGADCAIAIGGGSTTGLGKAIALETSLPIIAIPTTYAGSEMTPIYGLTEGGVKKTGRDPRVLPKTVIYDPALTTSLPSGLSLTSGINAIAHAAEGLYAQDANPIIALMAEEGIRALGQGLPRVMQQPGDLAARGDCLYGAWLCGVVLGSVGMALHHKLCHTLGGTFNLPHAETHTIVLPHVLAYNREAAPDAMQRIARALHADDAAQAVFDLARDHGAPTALKDIGLTATDLDVALDFALKNPYWNPRPVERIPLRALLEAAFDGRRPD, encoded by the coding sequence ATGGAACCGTTCATCTACAACGGCCTGCCGTCACGCGTGATCTTCGGTGCGGGCAGTCTCGACCAGCTCGATCGCGAGATCGGTTTGCTGGGTGCGAAGCGGGCGATCGTGCTGTCCACGCCGCAACAGCGTGCGCAGGCCGAAGCACTGGCCGCAAGCCTCGGCTCGCGGGCGGCGGGCGTCTATGCGCAAGCCGTGATGCACGTGCCTATCGAAACGGCGCGTGCGGCACGCGACTTTGCCGCACAGGTCGGCGCCGATTGCGCAATTGCGATAGGCGGCGGTTCGACGACGGGTCTCGGCAAGGCGATCGCGCTCGAAACCTCGCTGCCGATCATCGCGATTCCGACCACCTACGCAGGCTCCGAGATGACGCCGATTTACGGCCTCACCGAGGGCGGCGTGAAAAAGACCGGCCGCGATCCGCGCGTGCTGCCGAAGACGGTGATTTACGACCCGGCGTTGACGACGTCGCTGCCGTCTGGGTTGTCGCTGACGAGCGGCATCAACGCGATCGCGCATGCAGCGGAAGGGCTCTACGCGCAGGACGCGAATCCGATCATCGCGCTGATGGCGGAAGAGGGCATCCGCGCGCTCGGGCAGGGGCTGCCTCGCGTGATGCAGCAACCCGGCGATCTCGCGGCACGTGGCGACTGCTTATATGGCGCATGGCTATGCGGCGTGGTACTCGGCAGCGTCGGCATGGCGTTGCATCACAAGCTGTGCCATACGCTCGGCGGCACGTTCAACCTGCCGCACGCGGAGACGCACACGATCGTATTGCCGCACGTGCTGGCCTATAACCGCGAGGCCGCACCGGATGCGATGCAACGTATCGCTCGCGCGCTTCACGCCGACGATGCCGCGCAGGCCGTGTTCGACCTCGCACGCGATCACGGCGCGCCCACCGCGCTGAAAGACATCGGCCTCACCGCAACCGATCTCGACGTCGCGCTCGATTTCGCGTTGAAGAACCCTTACTGGAATCCGCGGCCGGTCGAACGGATTCCGTTGCGCGCGTTGCTCGAAGCCGCCTTCGACGGGAGACGGCCTGACTAG
- a CDS encoding branched-chain amino acid ABC transporter permease gives MIMHLNSPATGFEVRRATRASRVAAIVLLIVALAVASAPWWAGRDAMRDFVQLASYLVFALMWNLLAGYGGMVSIGQQAFFGIGGYGMLILANYCGLSPFVAVPIAAVIATVVAIPVSLVAFRLEGGYFAIGTWVIAEVFRLTVANVSVLGGGSGTSLTALQAVPRALRESLTLWLALAIVAAAIGLLYLFLRSKAGLALTAMRDNAVAASSQGVDVKRARLIVYLVSACGTALAGGLYFVGNLRISPDAAFSVNWTAFGIFIVMIGGLGTLEGPIVGALIFFVLNQFLSDFGTWYLIGLGTLAIVVTMFFPQGLWGFVSRRYGLQLFPVGRRVVFPDAGPSQQPSPGGATDSLDAPSAAHRA, from the coding sequence ATGATCATGCATTTGAACTCGCCCGCAACGGGCTTCGAAGTGCGGCGCGCGACCCGCGCGAGCCGGGTAGCGGCGATCGTGCTGCTGATCGTCGCGCTGGCGGTGGCGAGCGCGCCATGGTGGGCCGGACGCGATGCGATGCGCGATTTCGTGCAGCTCGCGTCGTATCTGGTGTTCGCGCTGATGTGGAACCTGCTGGCGGGTTACGGCGGCATGGTGTCGATCGGGCAGCAGGCGTTCTTCGGCATCGGCGGCTACGGGATGCTGATCCTCGCGAACTATTGCGGACTCTCGCCGTTCGTTGCCGTACCGATCGCAGCTGTGATCGCGACGGTCGTGGCGATTCCCGTGTCGCTCGTGGCGTTCCGGCTGGAAGGCGGCTACTTCGCGATCGGCACATGGGTGATCGCGGAAGTGTTCCGGCTGACAGTGGCGAACGTGTCGGTGCTCGGCGGCGGTTCCGGCACCAGCCTCACCGCGCTGCAGGCCGTGCCGCGTGCGCTGCGCGAATCGCTGACGCTATGGCTTGCGCTCGCCATCGTCGCGGCGGCGATCGGACTGCTGTATCTGTTCCTGCGCTCGAAAGCCGGTCTCGCCTTGACCGCGATGCGCGACAACGCGGTGGCGGCCAGTAGCCAGGGCGTCGATGTGAAACGCGCGCGGCTAATCGTCTATCTGGTGTCCGCGTGCGGCACGGCGTTGGCGGGCGGCCTGTACTTCGTCGGCAACCTGCGCATTTCGCCCGACGCCGCGTTCTCGGTGAACTGGACCGCATTTGGTATTTTTATCGTGATGATCGGCGGTCTCGGCACGCTCGAAGGACCGATCGTCGGCGCGCTGATTTTCTTCGTGCTCAATCAGTTTCTGTCCGACTTCGGCACCTGGTATCTGATCGGGCTCGGCACGCTGGCGATCGTCGTGACGATGTTCTTTCCGCAAGGGCTGTGGGGCTTCGTGTCGCGCCGCTACGGCCTGCAATTGTTCCCCGTGGGCCGGCGCGTGGTGTTTCCCGACGCCGGTCCGTCCCAGCAACCTTCGCCAGGCGGAGCGACCGATTCGCTCGACGCGCCGTCGGCGGCACACCGCGCATGA